A genomic window from Prunus persica cultivar Lovell chromosome G2, Prunus_persica_NCBIv2, whole genome shotgun sequence includes:
- the LOC18785505 gene encoding putative disease resistance RPP13-like protein 1, with product MALVGEAFLSASVEVLCEKISSREFRDLFRGKKLDESLVKKLKITLLSLNAVLNDAEEKQFTNIYVKEWLDELQDAVFDADDLLDEINAEVLRCKVEADVKTQVLNFLSTSLNPFYQGMNGRIKELFDRLEHLAKQKDVLGLREGVVGGKISRRTPTTSLVDESCVYGRDGDKEKLMNLLLSDEASNKDVSVITIVGMGGVGKTTLAQLLYNDDKVKEHFNLRTWAYVSEDFDVTRVTKTLLESVSSKAYDNKDLSCLQVELGQQIKGKKFLFVLDDLWNENYGDLSLLQRPFASGARGSRVIVTTRNKSVASLVRTVPIHYLEQLSDEDCWLLLSKHAFENGNSSAHLELEEVGKKIASKCNGLPLAAETLGGLLRFDTNYEEWNSILNSNIWELPPEKCNTMPALRLSYHYLPTHLKQCFAYCSIFPKGYEFQKEDIVLLWVAESLIPQAESEKRMEELTKKYFDDLLSQSFFQRSRTFKSHFTMHDLINDLAMSLSKESCLRWEGGESHEVLKRVRHLSYASGQFDCAVKFEPLYEVKHLRTFLPLGRERGTDYISKKVLHELLPNLTCLRVLKLSNYGNIVELPNSIGNLIHLRHLDLSNTAIKRLPATICTLYSLQTLLLVGCESLFELPADMRKLINLRHLDCSGTQIEEMLVKMSRLKSLRTLTTFVVGKSTGSTIGELGELSHLGGKLSNLKLDNVVDGSDALQANLKNKQDLKDLELAWGSKDADHSEKVRDVLDKLQPGMNLEKLTIKRYGGTSFPNWLGDSALNKIKVLRLEGCRYCFELPPLGQLPSLKELNICRMEFLRTLGPEFYGQPFQPFQSLEMLEFREMAEWEEWVPSGSEGPNFPRLRRLILSRCPKLRGSLPCDLPCLKKLSVKGCRVLHDQRVTATTSTSTSLNYNCLEELEIEDGCQTGLLSLLETKLLSLLYVGRCNDIQCLPNINRLQSLTLWRCPTLLSFPEDGLPTSLTSLKINSCWRLEFLPHEMLAQLTSLRYLSLENSCDSMRSFPLGIFPKLTTLIIRNCDFQL from the coding sequence ATGGCTTTGGTTGGAGAggcttttctctctgcttccGTAGAGGTGCTGTGCGAGAAGATTAGTTCTCGTGAGTTCAGGGATTTGTTCCGGGGAAAGAAACTGGACGAGTCGCTTGTAAAGAAACTGAAGATAACGCTATTGAGCCTCAATGCAGTGCTTAATGACGCGGAGGAGAAGCAGTTCACGAACATTTACGTCAAAGAGTGGCTTGATGAGCTTCAAGATGCGGTCTTTGATGCGGATGACCTTCTGGATGAGATCAATGCTGAAGTTCTGCGATGCAAGGTGGAAGCTGATGTCAAAACTCAGGTGTTGAACTTCCTCTCTACTTCTCTTAATCCTTTTTATCAAGGCATGAATGGTAGGATCAAAGAGTTGTTTGATAGATTAGAACACCTTGCAAAACAAAAGGATGTGCTTGGCCTGAGAGAAGGTGTTGTTGGGGGGAAGATTTCTCGAAGAACTCCAACAACTTCCTTGGTGGATGAATCTTGTGTGTACGGTAGGGATGGAGATAAAGAAAAGCTGATGAACCTGTTGTTATCTGATGAAGCAAGCAACAAGGATGTATCTGTCATCACCATAGTGGGAATGGGCGGGGTTGGCAAGACAACCCTCGCTCAGCTCCTTTATAATGATGACAAAGTGAAAGAGCATTTTAATCTTAGAACTTGGGCTTATGTTTCGGAAGATTTCGATGTTACTAGGGTAACTAAAACCCTACTTGAGTCAGTCAGTTCAAAAGCTTATGATAATAAAGACCTGAGTTGTCTTCAAGTTGAGCTAGGACAACAAATAAAGGGcaagaaatttttatttgtgttgGATGACCTTTGGAATGAGAACTATGGTGATTTGAGTCTCCTACAACGTCCTTTTGCATCCGGAGCAAGGGGAAGTAGGGTTATTGTGACAACACGGAACAAAAGTGTTGCATCTCTCGTGCGCACCGTTCCAATTCACTATTTGGAACAGTTGTCTGATGAGGATTGCTGGTTGTTACTTTCAAAACACGCCTTCGAAAATGGAAACTCAAGTGCACATCTAGAGCTGGAAGAAGTTGGTAAGAAAATTGCTTCTAAGTGCAACGGTTTACCATTAGCTGCGGAGACACTTGGAGGCCTCTTACGTTTCGACACAAATTATGAGGAATGGAATAGCATACTAAATAGCAATATTTGGGAGCTGCCTCCTGAAAAATGTAATACAATGCCAGCTCTAAGATTGAGTTACCATTATCTCCCAACTCATTTAAAACAATGTTTTGCTTATTGCTCAATTTTTCCGAAGGGCTATGAATTCCAAAAGGAAGATATAGTTCTACTATGGGTGGCAGAAAGTTTAATTCCACAAGCTGAGAGTGAGAAAAGAATGGAAGAGCTCACTAAGAAATATTTTGATGACTTATTGTCACAATCATTTTTTCAAAGATCAAGAACTTTTAAATCACATTTCACAATGCATGATCTCATCAATGACTTAGCTATGTCTCTGTCAAAGGAATCCTGTTTGAGATGGGAAGGGGGCGAATCACATGAAGTTTTGAAAAGAGTTCGGCATTTGTCGTATGCTAGTGGACAATTTGACTGTGCTGTGAAATTTGAGCCATTATATGAGGTTAAGCATTTGCGAACCTTCCTACCTCTTGGAAGAGAAAGGGGTACAGATTATATAAGTAAAAAGGTCTTACATGAGTTATTGCCAAATTTAACATGTTTACGGGTGCTAAAATTGTCAAACTATGGTAATATTGTTGAGTTACCCAATTCTATTGGTAATCTCATTCATTTGCGCCACTTGGATCTCTCTAATACTGCAATCAAAAGGTTGCCTGCCACAATTTGCACTCTCTATAGTCTACAAACATTACTATTGGTAGGTTGTGAGTCTCTTTTTGAATTGCCTGCAGACATGAGAAAATTGATTAACTTGAGGCATCTTGATTGTAGTGGAACTCAAATTGAAGAGATGCTGGTGAAAATGAGTAGACTAAAAAGTTTGAGAACATTGACTACTTTTGTTGTGGGGAAATCTACTGGATCGACTATTGGCGAATTGGGGGAGTTGTCCCATCTTGGAGGAAaactttcaaatttgaagCTTGATAACGTGGTTGATGGTAGTGATGCCTTGCAAGCTAATTTGAAGAACAAACAAGATCTCAAGGATTTAGAGTTGGCATGGGGCTCCAAAGATGCCGATCATTCTGAAAAGGTGAGAGATGTACTTGACAAGCTCCAACCTGGCATGAATTTGGAGAAATTGACCATCAAACGTTATGGTGGGACCAGCTTCCCAAACTGGTTGGGAGACTCTGccctcaataaaataaaagttttgCGCCTCGAAGGTTGTCGTTATTGTTTCGAGTTGCCACCGCTTGGACAGCTACCTTCTCTTAAGGAGCTCAACATATGTAGGATGGAATTTCTTAGGACGTTAGGTCCTGAGTTCTATGGTCAGCCATTTCAGCCATTTCAATCGCTGGAGATGCTGGAGTTTAGGGAGATGGCAGAGTGGGAGGAATGGGTACCAAGTGGAAGTGAAGGTCCAAACTTTCCTCGTCTGCGGAGGTTGATTCTAAGTAGGTGTCCAAAGTTGAGAGGAAGCTTGCCTTGTGATCTGCCTTGCTTGAAGAAGCTTAGCGTGAAAGGGTGTAGGGTTTTACATGATCAAAGGGTCACTGCTACTACTAGTACTAGTACTAGTCTCAACTACAATTGTCTTGAAGAATTGGAAATAGAAGATGGATGCCAAACAGGTCTGTTATCATTACTAGAGACAAAGCTCCTGTCCCTACTTTATGTTGGACGTTGTAATGACATACAGTGCTTGCCCAACATCAATCGTCTTCAAAGTTTGACTCTCTGGCGTTGTCCAACGCTATTGTCGTTCCCTGAAGATGGCCTACCCACTTCGTTGACCTCACTTAAGATTAACAGTTGTTGGAGATTAGAATTCCTACCTCATGAGATGTTGGCCCAATTAACATCGCTCCGCTATTTGAGTTTAGAGAATAGCTGTGATTCAATGAGGTCCTTCCCCTTGGGCATTTTTCCCAAATTGACAACACTTATTATTAGGAATTGTGACTTTCAACTCTGA
- the LOC109947240 gene encoding uncharacterized protein LOC109947240, protein MPQAFIPELAWFKVMLYVATQSSEDLFRMASVCPMFHTLANTPQVWNTILMAKYPDHPSWYHANPAVQYFLQQCRACENPESIFREAFEVFFMQGNVEALYGMHIAATAGHIEAAYLVGLLGMSGISQSKEDALEFLCSLNQRNNIDMKGTRDALRRRLSRVFSVAKHIVDMFYYGKIKFNHCSACNNNEWCFVIQGWPTEAKISPAFWTCCNRCK, encoded by the coding sequence ATGCCCCAAGCCTTCATCCCGGAGTTAGCTTGGTTTAAAGTGATGTTATACGTGGCAACCCAATCATCGGAAGATCTCTTCCGTATGGCATCTGTATGCCCAATGTTCCATACATTGGCAAACACTCCACAGGTGTGGAACACCATTTTAATGGCAAAGTACCCAGACCATCCTAGCTGGTACCATGCCAATCCTGCAGTCCAGTATTTCTTGCAACAATGCAGGGCTTGCGAGAACCCTGAGTCGATATTTAGAGAAGCGTTCGAAGTGTTTTTCATGCAGGGTAATGTGGAAGCGTTGTATGGGATGCACATTGCAGCCACGGCAGGCCATATAGAAGCGGCATATCTAGTTGGACTACTTGGCATGTCCGGAATTAGTCAGTCAAAAGAGGATGCATTAGAATTTTTGTGTTCTTTGAATCAACGTAACAACATTGATATGAAAGGAACCAGGGATGCTTTGAGACGAAGATTAAGCCGAGTTTTCTCTGTTGCAAAACATATCGTAGACATGTTTTACTATGGGAAGATTAAGTTCAATCATTGCAGTGCTTGTAACAACAACGAATGGTGTTTTGTTATTCAAGGCTGGCCTACTGAAGCAAAGATAAGTCCTGCCTTCTGGACTTGTTGCAATCGATGCAAATGA